A genomic window from Yoonia rosea includes:
- a CDS encoding DNA cytosine methyltransferase, translating into MNYESKRDFATEKPGVLKESFTTDGQRIFRRVHDTDGNELSRSAVGLNCSLEGKTQLELSGLFYQHWLRLKNPIESNPQRGAMRIVDLFAGCGGLSLGIDEAAKACGFRPQHQFFSEIDSKIADVFSENFSTLNGHVGDISELIDGVIGERPTSAENHFISHVGSVDLLCGGPPCQGYSDLNNYTRRDDPRNSLYFLMARAAELLKPKALLIENVPGVLKDRTGSYQSTISNLIALGYKIETITLNASSFGVPQSRKRTFLFAARSVEQATNWRRSIEELKSSNLRNPLWAISDISEYTESQGFRAPSKLSAESKMRVDWLFENDEHELPDRLRPDCHRLKSHSYNSVYGRMYAEGLAPTITTGFLVMGQGRFIHPTKRRTLTPHEGARLQTFPDYFKFGTQIRSKYAKMIGNAVPPLFAYYVGLATIHAAID; encoded by the coding sequence ATGAATTACGAAAGTAAACGGGACTTTGCTACAGAAAAACCCGGCGTTCTGAAAGAGTCATTCACTACCGACGGCCAACGTATCTTTCGGAGAGTTCACGATACGGATGGAAACGAACTTTCTCGAAGCGCTGTCGGGTTAAACTGCTCTTTGGAAGGGAAAACTCAACTAGAGCTTTCAGGGTTGTTTTACCAGCATTGGTTGCGCCTCAAGAATCCAATCGAAAGCAATCCTCAACGGGGGGCAATGCGAATAGTTGATCTTTTTGCTGGTTGCGGAGGGCTTTCACTTGGAATTGATGAAGCCGCAAAAGCGTGCGGTTTTAGACCCCAGCACCAGTTCTTTTCCGAGATTGATAGCAAGATTGCAGACGTCTTCTCAGAGAATTTCTCCACGTTGAACGGGCATGTTGGTGACATATCGGAACTTATCGACGGTGTTATAGGAGAGCGCCCGACCTCCGCAGAAAATCATTTTATTAGTCACGTAGGTAGCGTTGACTTGCTTTGTGGAGGGCCTCCTTGCCAAGGTTATTCTGACCTAAACAATTATACTCGCCGCGACGATCCAAGGAACTCACTTTATTTCTTAATGGCTCGCGCCGCCGAGCTTTTGAAACCAAAGGCACTTCTAATTGAAAATGTTCCGGGCGTCTTGAAGGATCGGACAGGGAGCTATCAGTCTACGATCTCAAATCTAATTGCGCTTGGCTACAAAATTGAAACTATCACCCTCAATGCATCTAGTTTTGGAGTTCCTCAAAGCAGGAAAAGAACATTCTTGTTTGCTGCACGATCAGTTGAGCAAGCTACCAACTGGCGAAGGTCAATTGAAGAACTCAAAAGTAGCAATCTGCGAAACCCGCTTTGGGCTATTTCCGATATTTCGGAATACACAGAGAGCCAAGGCTTTCGGGCCCCATCCAAGCTCTCAGCAGAAAGCAAAATGCGGGTAGACTGGCTTTTTGAAAACGATGAGCATGAGTTGCCCGATCGACTTCGACCGGACTGTCATCGTTTGAAATCCCATAGCTATAACTCAGTTTACGGCAGGATGTATGCGGAAGGATTGGCACCAACGATCACGACGGGCTTCTTGGTCATGGGACAGGGACGTTTCATTCACCCCACAAAACGAAGGACCTTAACCCCTCATGAAGGCGCTCGGTTACAGACATTTCCTGACTACTTCAAATTTGGAACACAGATACGGTCAAAATACGCAAAGATGATCGGAAATGCAGTCCCACCGCTATTCGCATATTATGTTGGCTTGGCTACGATTCATGCGGCCATTGACTAA
- a CDS encoding DNA cytosine methyltransferase, which yields MNQNRTIVSLFSGIGGFEVGFAKSGIPTSLACEIEPTAQLVLKSHIANTRIYDDVSELKSIPSAFAVTAGFPCQNLSLVGDNSGIQGRDTKIVFDMFSLVAKSPDHEWLVLENVPFMLWQRKGEAIRFVTEKLSSLGYKWAYRVVDARSFGIPQRRRRVVIVASKKHDPRDVLFSTDCDSPSWIEDDGKVPCGFSWTEGRYGLGWAPNGVPTIKGGSRIGVPSPPAIWFRDTGLIGTPSIEDAERLQGFDAHWTKAATGPKGQLGARWKLVGNAIPVGIADWVARQLVSPGTFLLDDRVKVWKSRIWPNAAYDVGDGVMKVDIGEFPEKHQCEGLSKFLCFPVKELSERASLGFLKRAREGKLRFKDGFLDAVEQHANTMSQKNYVAARTAAE from the coding sequence ATGAACCAGAACAGAACTATCGTCAGCTTGTTTTCCGGCATCGGTGGGTTCGAAGTAGGATTTGCGAAAAGTGGTATTCCAACCTCTTTGGCCTGCGAGATTGAACCCACTGCGCAACTTGTGCTGAAGTCTCACATTGCCAATACTCGGATCTATGACGACGTGTCCGAGCTGAAGTCCATCCCATCCGCATTTGCTGTTACCGCTGGATTTCCGTGTCAAAACTTGAGCTTGGTTGGCGATAATAGTGGCATTCAGGGGCGTGATACCAAAATCGTCTTCGACATGTTTTCGCTTGTTGCGAAGTCACCAGATCATGAATGGTTAGTTCTTGAAAACGTTCCTTTCATGCTCTGGCAGAGAAAAGGCGAAGCTATTCGTTTTGTAACAGAAAAACTATCCAGTTTGGGCTACAAATGGGCATACCGAGTGGTCGATGCTAGGTCATTTGGGATACCTCAGCGCAGGAGGAGAGTAGTAATTGTTGCTTCGAAAAAACACGACCCAAGAGATGTTCTTTTTTCCACGGACTGCGACTCGCCTTCATGGATTGAAGATGATGGCAAAGTTCCTTGCGGTTTCTCATGGACCGAGGGTCGGTATGGTCTAGGGTGGGCTCCTAATGGTGTGCCAACAATCAAAGGCGGTTCGAGGATAGGAGTGCCTTCTCCTCCCGCGATTTGGTTTCGAGATACTGGCCTGATTGGCACACCATCCATTGAAGACGCAGAAAGGCTTCAGGGTTTTGATGCGCATTGGACAAAAGCTGCAACAGGCCCGAAAGGGCAACTTGGAGCCCGATGGAAACTGGTGGGAAACGCCATACCTGTGGGAATCGCTGATTGGGTCGCTCGGCAACTTGTTAGCCCAGGGACATTCTTGCTGGATGATCGAGTTAAAGTTTGGAAAAGTAGGATCTGGCCGAATGCTGCATACGACGTCGGCGATGGTGTCATGAAGGTAGACATTGGTGAGTTTCCAGAAAAACACCAATGCGAAGGGCTCAGCAAATTTCTTTGCTTCCCAGTTAAGGAGCTTTCAGAGCGCGCATCCCTAGGATTTCTCAAGCGAGCTAGAGAAGGAAAGCTTCGGTTCAAGGATGGCTTCTTAGACGCAGTAGAGCAGCATGCTAACACAATGTCTCAGAAAAATTATGTAGCTGCCCGTACTGCGGCAGAATGA
- a CDS encoding 5-methylcytosine restriction system specificity protein McrC has protein sequence MAVQIPVLNFFHMFVYAWGEFRPGSLKTLQASDIEAPVDFLASMLCEATQEILRESLAKKHGFRTERMHGVRGKIDVTRSTLLPDFRAGMLICHYPSMEVDGIENQIIKATFKALVSNRSIDQGIREQAAKIFKMLKVVADVPLSKRRFAAINLDRSMRRYRFPLALCELLFDQMYVSDGKGLRWFSDYINDELAMRRLFEAFVRNFLKAKLGSRYSIASKRFAPVGLEVLPRLRSLIPSMQTDVSVFGDHCVLIIDTKFSGSIFQKRFGSKRIRSDHFYQIQAYVSHQSTLSSDLSVSGMLLYPRIDEDLRLDFSTLGHHFSVCTINLNKKWNEIEGELLLLVNGRMNRSQANIICE, from the coding sequence ATGGCTGTTCAAATCCCAGTTCTCAATTTCTTTCACATGTTTGTTTATGCATGGGGAGAGTTTCGACCGGGCAGCCTCAAGACACTTCAAGCGTCTGACATTGAGGCCCCGGTTGACTTCCTTGCATCCATGCTGTGCGAGGCGACACAAGAAATTCTTCGTGAATCTCTAGCTAAGAAGCACGGTTTTAGGACTGAGCGCATGCATGGAGTACGTGGCAAAATTGACGTAACGCGGTCCACTCTACTCCCGGATTTCAGAGCTGGGATGCTGATTTGTCATTATCCAAGCATGGAAGTGGATGGTATAGAAAACCAAATAATTAAAGCAACATTCAAGGCCCTTGTGTCCAATCGATCAATCGATCAGGGCATCCGAGAACAGGCCGCTAAAATATTCAAAATGCTCAAAGTTGTTGCTGATGTTCCGCTTTCAAAGCGCCGGTTTGCGGCAATTAACCTAGATCGTTCTATGCGACGCTATCGGTTTCCTTTGGCGCTATGTGAGCTTCTATTTGACCAAATGTACGTGTCCGATGGTAAAGGATTGCGTTGGTTTAGCGACTACATAAATGATGAATTGGCGATGCGGAGACTGTTTGAGGCATTTGTTCGAAATTTTTTGAAGGCAAAGTTAGGGTCGAGATATTCGATTGCATCCAAGCGTTTTGCACCTGTGGGGTTGGAGGTTCTACCTCGGCTTCGAAGTCTGATTCCGTCAATGCAAACGGATGTTTCCGTTTTCGGCGACCACTGCGTACTGATTATAGATACAAAGTTTTCAGGGTCAATTTTCCAGAAAAGATTTGGCTCAAAACGTATTAGATCAGATCACTTTTATCAGATCCAGGCTTATGTATCGCATCAAAGTACGCTTAGTTCCGATCTTTCAGTTTCTGGAATGTTGCTTTACCCAAGGATTGATGAGGATTTGAGGTTAGATTTCTCAACTCTTGGGCACCACTTTTCCGTCTGTACAATCAACCTAAACAAAAAATGGAACGAAATAGAAGGCGAGCTACTACTATTAGTCAATGGCCGCATGAATCGTAGCCAAGCCAACATAATATGCGAATAG
- a CDS encoding recombinase family protein: MDFSDKYISYIRVSTDRQGKSGLGLEAQKAVVDGFVEQSGGQLINEYVEVESGKRNSRAQLQAALEECKHKHATLIIAKLDLLARNVYFISGLIESGVPFRAVDMPEANRFVLHIMAAVAEHEGRAISERTKAALAAAKARGVKLGRSCQALADRKIADADDFSDKLGPLIKQHKIDGLSVRKIAKRLNFDKVPSYNGGKWYSSTVQRVWKRYTSRNSITIGKTPSPPCQIL; the protein is encoded by the coding sequence CGACAAGGAAAAAGCGGCCTTGGGCTAGAAGCACAAAAAGCGGTTGTCGACGGATTTGTAGAACAATCTGGAGGTCAACTAATTAATGAGTATGTCGAAGTAGAAAGCGGCAAGCGCAATTCACGGGCACAACTCCAAGCCGCTCTCGAAGAATGCAAGCACAAACACGCCACTCTCATCATCGCCAAGCTAGACCTGCTTGCCCGCAACGTCTACTTTATATCCGGTTTGATCGAAAGTGGCGTTCCCTTCCGTGCTGTGGATATGCCCGAAGCAAACCGCTTTGTTCTCCATATCATGGCCGCAGTTGCTGAACACGAAGGCAGGGCAATCTCGGAACGTACCAAAGCAGCCTTGGCAGCAGCAAAAGCTAGGGGTGTTAAACTTGGCAGATCATGCCAAGCACTTGCGGATCGCAAAATTGCAGATGCCGATGATTTTAGCGATAAGCTGGGGCCTTTGATCAAACAACACAAGATTGACGGGCTGTCGGTTAGAAAAATTGCGAAAAGGCTTAATTTCGACAAGGTGCCGTCTTACAATGGTGGAAAGTGGTACTCTTCTACAGTTCAACGGGTATGGAAGCGTTACACTAGTCGCAATTCTATAACCATCGGGAAAACCCCCAGCCCCCCATGTCAAATCCTATAG